The region GTCCCAGGCAGCTTCGCCATCGCCTATGTCAATGACGACATCAAGCGCGCCCCGGATTTCGCCTCGACCCTCACCGACCAGGAAGGACGCTTCGTGCTCTACCTGCCCAAAGGCGGCACCTACTATCTGGCGGCCCGCATCCATGCCTGGGACATGCCGCGCCCGGGCGAACCCTATGGCCTCTACGGCAATGGCGAACCCAAGCCCTTGGAGGTCGCCGAAGGCCAGTTCATCGAAGGTTTGCGCCTAGTGATGCGACCCTTTGAAGGGGAATACAAACCCGGCAAGAGCCGCCGGCCCTACTGATCCCGCCGACGGCGGCGGATACCGGGACCGGTGTCCGCCGCCGTCGTTTTTACAACAGAAAATATTTTCATTGATATTTACACATAATCACGCTAAACTGCTCGCCTAGCCTTGCCATGATCCTGCCCCGAGCGGCAGATGCGATTCCCCCAGCCCTTGACCAAGGCGCGCATGTTCAACGATTACCAGACCATCGTCAAACATCTCGGCGATCTGCCCCCCATGCCGGCCGTCGCCATCAAGGTGCTTGAGCTGCTGCGCAACCCCTATTGCTCCGCCAAGTTACTGGCCAAGGCCATCTCCCACGACGCGGCCGTATCAGGGCGCATTCTGCGCATCGCCAACTCACCCATGTACGGCCGACAAAAACGGGTGACCACCCTGGAAGGGGCCGTCGTGGTGCTGGGCGAAAACATTCTGCGCACCCTGGTTCTCGAAACCAGCCTGCGCGGCATCAACAAATCCTTCGGACGCCTGGAACGCATGCTCTGGGAAGACTCCATCGGTTGCGCCATCGGCGCGCGCATTCTTGCCCGCCGCCTGGGCCAGGTCGACCCAGAGGAAGCCTTCATCGCCGGTCTCTTCCGCCATATCGGCAAGGTGGTCATGAGCAATCATGACAAAGAGACCTATCAGCGCGTCATGGAAACCGCCCGCACCGCCAACGAGGGCCTGATCGACGTGGAGCGGGCCTTTTTCGCCTTCTCCCACGAACTGGTCGGCGCCGCCGTCCTCGACAACTGGAATCTGTCTCCCGCCCTGGTGCAGAGCGCCTTGCATCATCACGATCTGCGGCTCGACGATCCATGCGACGCCCAGGTCCGGCACCAGGTGGCCATGGTCAATATCGCCGGCCAATTCTGCCGAAGACTGGGCATCGGCCAGGAGACCCCCATGCCGGATCTCAACCTGACCCTCGCGCCCGGCGCCGTCTATCTCGGACTCAACAGCGAAGAGCTTGAGCAGTCCCTGGACGAACTCGCCTCCCTGTTTGAAAAAGAGCGGGATTTCTTCCTCGCGCCCGCCCGCTGATCCCATCCTCGCTTGGCAATTCCTGGGTCATTTTGACCATGCTTGTGTGGCAAAATGTCCAAGGACCCTCGTCAGCCCTTCGCCAAGCAGAAAATTCTTTACAGATTCGATAACTTAAATATGCCGCCCGCGGGTTTTGCCCCTGGCATGGGCGATGCATTCGCCTTGCCTAGACAGCCGTCGCGCCCAGACCGCGACCCACCCTCGCCGTGTTCGCCCATCTCCTGCGCGGAGGATCCTGCTCCATGAAAAAAATCCTTGAATTGTCGGCCATCCTCATATTTTTCCTGATCAGCAGCAGCGCGGCCTTCGCCGCCTCCGGCCAGGCCCAGGGGCCCGGCAGCCTGTTTTTCCTTTTACTCACCCTGTTTTTGGGGTATTGCGCGCTGCTCGTCGGCCGCCAGATCCTGGATCACGCGGGCCGCCCCGCCCCGCAAAAACACCGACGCTAAGCGACCACTCGCCCCTGCCAACCCTCACAACGGAGCGGAGAGCCCTGCTTTCCGCTCTTTTTTTGTTCTCCGGCGCGGATTAACGTTTGACTTGACCGGATCGGCCCGCTAAAATTAAAAAATAATTTTCATAAAACATCCCTAAACATTTATCCGCCATCACGCCTGATACGCGGGAGGTCGACCCATGGGCGACGCAACGGCTGCCGTCAAATCAAGCGGGCAGACGGACATTCTGCTCGAAGAGGACAGCGAGCGCCACAGCCTGCGCCTCGAATTGCTCAAGGGCGCCCTGGAGTGCCGCTGCTCCGTGACGCCCAAGAGCAAGGAGGGCAACCTTACCAAGGAGGAGGTGCTGGCCCTGCTCGCCGCCCAGGGCATCACCCACGGCATCAACGAAAGCCAGGTTCAGGCCCTGTGCCGCACGCTGGCCAAGGGCAAGACGGCGAGCAATTTTCTGCTGGCCGAGGGCGTGCAGCCCGCGCCGGGTCCCGACGGCTTTCTGGAACTCTTCGTCAAGACCTCCTCCGACACTCCCGACTACGCCGAGGACGAGGACGGCAACATCGATTTTCGCACCCTCAACTTTTTCTCCAATGTGCTTCCCGGCCAGGAGATCGGCGTGGTGCGCCCTCCGCAGTTGGGCAATGAAGGCTTCACCGTGCGCGGAGAGGTCTTGCCCGCGCTCTTCGGCAAGCCGCTCAAGCTCAGCGTCGGGGCGGGTGCACGCCTGGACGGCGAGAAGGTGTTCGCGGAGATCGAGGGGCGCGTGCTCTTCGACGGGAAAACCATTTCCGTCACCGAGGAATATCTCGTGCAGGGCGATGTGGATCTCTCGGTGGGCAACATCGATTTTCGCGGCTTCGTGCAGGTCAAGGGCGATGTGCTCGATGATTTCGACATTCACGCGATCAAGGGGATTCAGGTCAACGGCAACGTCGGCATCTGCCGGATCTCCTCGGAGAACGACATCGCCCTGGGCGGCATGGCCGGTCAGGGGCGGGGAACAATCAGCTGCGGCGGCAACCTGGTGGTGACCTACCTCAACGACGTGACCGTCGAGTGCGAAGGCGATGTCGTCGTCAAGAACGAAATCCGCAACTCCCGCGTCTACTGCCTGGGCACCCTGACCATCGCCAACGGCAACATCTTCGGCGGAGAAACCTATGCCCTGGGCGGCATCGAAGCAAAAAACGTCGGGGCGTTCAGCGGCATCAAGACCCGCCTCTACGCGGGCATCGACTATCTGCAGATCAAGCTGGGACGACAACTCGACGAACTGCAGATGGAGTACATCGAGATCAACGACGAACTGGCCATCCTCAGCCAGCAGCTCAAACTCACCAAGATCCTGAGCGCCGAGGACAAAAAGAAAGTGCTGGAACACACCAAACGCCTGGAGGAAATCACCCAGCTCAAGCAGCAGATCAACGAAAGGATGTGTGAGGCGCGCGAGTTCGCCGAACGCTATGCCAACGGCAAGATCAACATTCGTGGTCGGCTCGGGGAAGGCGTCGTGCTGCATATCGGCGAGAGCGCCGAGGAGATCAAGCTGGAACGCAACGGTTCGCTCTCCATCATCGAAAACCGCAAGGAGGGCGGCTTTCACTACCTCTCCCTGACGCCGCTCTCCAAATCGGCGAGCGCCCTGGAGCAGGAACTGGATGCCCAGGAAAAGAGCGAAGCGACGGGCGGCGAGGGCGCGTGGGGCGCGTGAAGCGAGCCGCTCCTCCGCGGCGCTCGTCACCCCTGAGCATCTTTAAAGAAGCTTCTCCTTTTCGAGATAGAGGCACAATTCCCGCCACCGGCGGCAGAGTTCCGCATAGCAGGCATCGGCCTCCTGCAAACGGCCGCCGCGCCCGGCGAC is a window of Geoalkalibacter sp. DNA encoding:
- a CDS encoding HDOD domain-containing protein; the protein is MRFPQPLTKARMFNDYQTIVKHLGDLPPMPAVAIKVLELLRNPYCSAKLLAKAISHDAAVSGRILRIANSPMYGRQKRVTTLEGAVVVLGENILRTLVLETSLRGINKSFGRLERMLWEDSIGCAIGARILARRLGQVDPEEAFIAGLFRHIGKVVMSNHDKETYQRVMETARTANEGLIDVERAFFAFSHELVGAAVLDNWNLSPALVQSALHHHDLRLDDPCDAQVRHQVAMVNIAGQFCRRLGIGQETPMPDLNLTLAPGAVYLGLNSEELEQSLDELASLFEKERDFFLAPAR
- a CDS encoding DUF342 domain-containing protein, yielding MGDATAAVKSSGQTDILLEEDSERHSLRLELLKGALECRCSVTPKSKEGNLTKEEVLALLAAQGITHGINESQVQALCRTLAKGKTASNFLLAEGVQPAPGPDGFLELFVKTSSDTPDYAEDEDGNIDFRTLNFFSNVLPGQEIGVVRPPQLGNEGFTVRGEVLPALFGKPLKLSVGAGARLDGEKVFAEIEGRVLFDGKTISVTEEYLVQGDVDLSVGNIDFRGFVQVKGDVLDDFDIHAIKGIQVNGNVGICRISSENDIALGGMAGQGRGTISCGGNLVVTYLNDVTVECEGDVVVKNEIRNSRVYCLGTLTIANGNIFGGETYALGGIEAKNVGAFSGIKTRLYAGIDYLQIKLGRQLDELQMEYIEINDELAILSQQLKLTKILSAEDKKKVLEHTKRLEEITQLKQQINERMCEAREFAERYANGKINIRGRLGEGVVLHIGESAEEIKLERNGSLSIIENRKEGGFHYLSLTPLSKSASALEQELDAQEKSEATGGEGAWGA